GGCTATGGGCATGGGGGCGCCGCTGCCGCTTTGCCGCTATGCTGCCCGGGGAGAGTGCCTCCGCGGGGCGAGTTGTGCATACCCCCATGGAGAAATATGCGACATGTGTGGGCAGCAGGCCTTGCACCCTTGGGATGCGGCCCAGCAGGAAGCTCATAGAAGGGCCTGCGTTGAAGCCCATGAGAGAGATATGGAGCTCTCCTTTGCTGTGCAGCGCAGCATGGACAAAGTGTGTGGCATCTGCATGGAGGTTGTCTATGAGAAAGCCGACCCCAGCGACCGCCGCTTTGGCATCCTTTTCAGCTGCAACCACACCTACTGTCTTAAGTGTATCCGCAGGTGGAGAAGTGCCACACAGTTTGAGAACAGGATCAGTAAGTCCTGCCCACAGTGCAGGGTCTCCTCTGGCTTTGTCATTCCTAGTGAGTTctgggtggaggaggaagaggagaaggagaaacttGTGCAGCAATATAAGGAGGGGATGAGCCAGAAAGCCTGCAGGTATTTTGCTGGAGGCCTAGGTCACTGCCCATTTGGAGAGTACTGTTTTTACAAGCATGAATaccctgagggctggagagatcagCCTCcgaggccaggtggtggcggaTCGTCAAACGCATACTGGCATCAAGTTTTGGAGCCTGTGCAGTTGCGAGAGGGAAAAGTGCTGTTCAAAAGCCGTAAGAAGGAGCTTGCTGTGCTTCGCCTGGGCAATCAGTTGCTTAAGAAGTTGCTTTGCCTGAGAGGCAGTTTTTCCTTCTCTGATGACCGGTGGCTCTTGCTTCAGTTCCAGCTGGAAGAGTATTTCAATTTGAATCTGTAGTATCATGCTATCGCATGTGGTCTAGTCTGCTAAGGCTCTGTTGTCTGCTGTTGCTTACTTCCCTCTATTGACTGACAACCCTATTGCTTTCAAAGGCTGTTGTGGCAATCTTTATGCAGTACTGCTGTTTTCGCTtctatttcccatttcttctcaCTAGgattgtgatgtttctctgtgttacaagATAAGAAGAAATCTTAAAAGTATTGTTTGGTGGAATTAATATTTCTGTCAGCTGATGACTTGTGGTGTCTTTTTCCAACAGGATTCAATCACTTCTAGTCTAGTGTTTACAGTTTCTCATTGTGAAGTCCCTTAAGAGTAAATGTGACAAGGTGACAAAAGTCTTTAAATTATGAGCTTTTTGCTATATAGCCTTAAAAATGCAACCTTACAGGGCCTTGCAGCTGCTGTCTGTGTTTGTTTACATGtctgtttcttcccttctctttcaagTGCAATTGTTAACTTGTGGTTACTTTGTGGTTCTGTTTTACTTGACCAAAATAAGGTGCATATGTTTACATGTTTTTATCCTGTTTGGCTTGATGTGAAATTatttatatttggaaatatatatttaagaatgaTATATAtgcgtatatgtatatgtatacaaagatgtatttgaaagaaattggaaacaaaTAAACCCCATAATATATATGTTTGAAGTAACGAAATAAATGCAGAACTGAAAGCTTAATGTTAAATTCTAAGTGTATGGATTGTGTGTGAATTCTGTGGACAATTTCTCTGCCCCTGCACTGATGTCAGTGATTAGCATCTAATAAAAATGACTGCTTTGTGTATTGGactctttttaaaagacttttaaatcATGAATCTCATAATTCCTGTGATAGCATTCACAATTTCTCTGTTGTAATCATAAAATGGATGTGCCTCTGATTGTAGCCACTGTCTCATTTTTCTTATCTGGTTCTTTTTATACTTTAGACGCAAAATACTTTTGACAAAGGTTTTCATGATAAAAAATTATAAGACCATCAGAGAAGATGgtaataaatattgaaattagTCAGAatataagaatgaaataaaaatgaggcatgggaattttaaaatgttaaccaTAATATTGGAATCCTTTTAATACAAGCAAGCCATAATTTGATctaaaagccattttttttttaaaaatcagagctTACTTGCTTTAAATTAAACTACATTCTACTTAAAATGCTCAattatagttaaaataaaaaaatcaggaggTTTGGGGGTAAAAGTGATTGTGCAACTGCAGTCAGTATAACATGAAGTTTCTTCTAAACATTGCTTGAGGAGAGAAATGTAAAAGCGATATATTATAATTGTTCTAAAATTTATAACTTCATATTTTGTATTCACTTCACATGATACAAGTTAAGTAAATGAGTAATTCATAGAAATAGCACAGCTCAACTGCTCTGTGGACAGTTTTACTCCATCTTTTAGTAAATGAGTAAATGTTTGTTCAGCCACTAAACAGTACAGATTTAAGTCTCCCAATTGTGTAAAACAGAGTGCATTTTCCTTGGCTGAAACTGCTCAAAATTATGctatgggtttttattttctggtGCACACCATGTTTACTGTGTAACAAGTAACAAAGCCAACTTGCAGAATTTATATTTTGTTAGGAAGCATACTTTGAAGTACTGCTTTGTTGGGACTACCTTGCATGGCACTTGTAATTTTTCCTGTGTGATTAAATAAATAAGGTAGAAAAATTGTTTACAGCAGGAATAGAATACAAGTAATATATTTACAAGACACTTGAGATTAGATGAGTGCTGCCTCTACCCCCACACATTAAGACTTAGAAAAAGTGTATGCcttactctgtggcttttaaGCATGGGTTAGTCAGGCAGCTGCAGCAGGGCATGAACAAGTTTTCATAAAATGGGGCTGTTTGGGAGCTTTTGTCTCTGAGCTGCAAGGCTCAGTTTTTCATAGCCTATTGTTGGCAGTGTAGCTAGCTCAGCTTTCTATATTGTATGTAGCATGCCATCTCCCTTCTGATGTAATTACTTTTACTATGAAACTGTGCCCCTCTAGGGGATATGCCATAGTGCTTCCCTCTTAATTCCAAGTAATGCATCAGTTATGAGGCTCTGCACAGCTGACTATTTTCCCATGGGCCAGGGGTTTGGGGTGAGTCAGATAAGCCCACTAAAGAATGAGACCAGATGGGGCACATTCAAGGATTGCTGACTTTCAACTCTCAAAGGAGTTTCCCTTGTGGCTAAGATGTGGTGGTGGGGTTTGCTCTGAGCTTTGAAGGCTCTGCAAAGTCTAATGTGTACTGCACAACCTCATGAAATAACAGGATTTCATTCAATGCGTAGATTGAAATAGGAAGTCGTAATAAATGTCACAAGTTATAATGTAGTAGAGAAATAACACCCTGATTGAGCTTCTTAGGAGCCTTACCATCTGAGTGAGTACTGGTGCCCTCTACCTCAGTTTATACGTAGGAGAAATGGGTGCAGTGTTAATACGTTTTATAAAACAATTGTGCAGACCAAGTGCAGTGTAGGGAAAAGACTTGAAACATCTTTAAAAGGATTTGTAACCAAGTAGACTCTGTATGTTTATCAACCCATGTGGCTATTACCTGTATATGAATGTTCTACTaggtttttcttttatgaatctTTGGAACTTGGGGTAAAAATGAATTTGTGGTTATTTTTGAAGGTATAGGTGTTGTACCTAGCACTCTTACATtactaattttaatataattttttttccagCAGAAATCATAGTTAAAACCAAACATTTTCAATTTAATTGCTTAAGAATTCCAAACAGCAAGGATATTTTTGTGGCAGATACATAAAGgggaaatacaaaattttaacatgattttttaaaattttaaaacagtcttttctcattttacatatcaatcgcagttcccactccttcccctcctcccgcTCTCTCCACCttaccaccccaccccatccactaaGACAGGATAAGGCTTCTCAGAGGGAGTCAGTGAGGTCTAGCACATCTCTTTGAGTCCTGACCAACCctccatatctaggctgagcaaatcaAAATTCCTTTTTCACTCATCAGTTCATTAAGAAAGAGATCAATAACAGATgtcacaaaacaccaaaaccaagtgaatttttctcatctttcccAAGAAGGCTGTAGTTCCCAGCCTCTGCTGTACTGAGGAACAAAGCACCCCTTTCAGCACAAAGGTTTGCTTTGTGAGGCATTCAGATGCAGGAGCCCCCCCTCAAAAGATCTTGAGAGCTCCACAAAGAACTGTCTTTCTAGCTGCAATAGGAAGCCTGAAGAAACACACTTAATTTCTTTATGCCTCCTAAGTAAATTTAGTGGATGTACATAGACACAACCATGCTAGTGGAAATTTACAAAATTATTGTTAAGTAAAGATACAGATAGCACTGTTTCTCATAGCTTATGTCACAGACTGCATATACAAAATTTCACAGACACAAAGAATTGTTACCAGTCCATAACCAATGGCTTTATGCACTGCTTTTTGCACATTTGTCAATCTTAGCACTGTGGTTTTCTGCTGCCGTAGTTTATCCCAAACTACAACTGGATGGCATTGGGGTATAGCTGAGAAAAGGTACTTTTGGGAAATAACACAGTACTAGTGCCATGTAATAAGTAACATGTCAAAATTTTTGCCATGAAAATATATGCAGCATTGATAGAATGCTGACCAAAAATAATAGACCATTTAGAGGAGCACAGTGAAATGGTCAGTTTAATTCAAAGCAGGAATTGTTGTCACTAGGAATTTTGGCACAAAACTAGATGTGATACTTAATAGCATATTAAAATCAAATGGAAGAGTTGGGATATATTCTAGGAAAATAAAGATTAGAGAACAAAGAGAATTTTTTTGTCAAAAGAAATAACCATGCAAATATCTTCATGTGTCAAAGATTATTAactacaaacaacaaaacaatatgtcatatacataaatatgtatgtgcacatctcCTTTGAATTCTGAGTTTTGTTAaattcacatgaaataaaaaagatgaaagcaACAAGAAACAAAGATGAGAGCAAAATTAAAGGATTAAAAAAGGCATCATTAAAAcagtttataaaatgtatattacACTACCCATCTTTatcaacaaaatgaacaaaataaaaaatataacataaaatgGAAGAATTTGCTACAgagattttattaaatatatataaggATGCAGTGTACAGCCTGAAGACAATTGAAAAGAAACCTATCTGCTAACATAAAAATCAAGAGAATAgtatatcaatattttatttaaaatgtggcttctcataaaatctcaaaataataaattattttagtcCTATTTTACACAATTCAAAAATTAGCTAATGGAAAGGGCTACTTTTATTCATGTGTTATGATTGACAGTTTTATATCAATAGTAACTCAGTTACTATTGATATAAACACAAGTGCTCAGTGTTATGAATTCTTATGTAAGAAATAAGTAGCAcaatcataataaaatatttcagcatTTCTGTCTTTTAATATATTGTTACTAATCATAGTCATCTGTTTTGATTTTGATAAGGAAAAAAGCAGTTCTTTCTGTTGTCAGTAAGCATTATTTTGATGGGTAAAACTGtacaaatgcataaaagaacaaaatgaaacaagccCAGTTGTGACATCTTCCAGAGAGTATGCAGATTTCTCCTCAATGGGTGAGACATCATATGTTCAAAATCCAGAATTATctagaaaaatcataaaaagcTAAGTAAAGCATTATGCAAATACTATTATAGGATTTCTATGATAACGAAAAAAGTAGAAACAgcaaaagatttgtttttattgtagcAAGGTCcacaaaatatattaatatacaaaTCCTACAAAAGAAGCATTTTTCAAGAAGCCTTAACGAATATTTAAGACATGAAGTTATATTCCACTCAGTTTGATAGGAAAATTTGGTATTAAAATTAACTATTTAATGATAGCCTAATGAAGTTCAAATAGACcatttataatctttaaaaaaacaggaagaaagttaGGGAATTCTGTGTTGTGGCAATCACAATTAGTAAAGTCTGAACAGTTTATAATAGTAAAAGATAGCCATGCTTAGTGGCACATACTTGCAATCCTATcattctggaggcaaaggcatcaagatcatgagtttgaagcctgactatgctacatagcaagattttATCTCAGcatggaaaacagcatgggatGCTGCTCTGGACATGAAACAAAACCATGGCTTGAGAACAAGGGGTAATGAGTGTCAGTGAGTAAACCCTGGCATGTAATAGGACGTAGTGCCATGCATCCCCAAGTATGGGGAGGCAAAGTATGGCATTCaaattcatgtattttaaaaagatgtagtatgtgtgtatgtatgttgatAGACACATGTACCACAGTACTTAGCAAGAGTGTACATTTATCAAACTCATAAATAGATACATATGTTAGATCAAGTTTATGATCCAGAGCATTAAAACAACTTGGTGTTATTTAGTAAAGATCCTGTAAACTACAAAATCACTTAGAAAATTAATATGTGGGGCTCATTTTTAAGATCTAATAGTCAATGACACCTTTCTAACATATTTTGAACAGAAACGTTAATACTTATCAATACTTAGAAACAAAAACTGCATGGAGTTTATGATGTGCTTCTGTTTGTCCTAAGGGCATattatcttatttgtttttttccaatcATCCTATCATGTAAATTCTATAGTCAATAATTTGCAGCCACTGTGAAAACTGAGACTTAGGGAGGTTGAGATTGCTATAGTCACAGGGTCAGTGATAGTCCATTAATTACAAGTTTGATTTCTCAGTCACTGCATTGTCTTACAGATATAACTGTCTTAAAGTGAGACTCAAAAATCACATGAGCAAAACCAGAAGGAAATCTTCCTTTATAATAGTCTAAAAATAAAGATGTGTtggggtgttggagagatggctacaaagttaagagctctggctagTCTTCAAGAAGATCCTGATCCAATTCCTAGTTCTcatctggcagctcacactgtctgttattccagttccaaagaatcTGACACcatccttctggcctctgtgggcatgggCATggatgtggtgcatagacatacatgctggccaaacacccatacatataaatgtaGAATGAAAAAAGTTCACAAAACGATAAATCATACAAGAACTTATTTCGATAATTTATTAGGTCTTcagtagaaacaaataaaattatgcattaattttattaataaattaataaaaacaattatttttattaattaaaattatgatttatttttattaacaaaatTAGGAAGAGCACATGCACAGAATATGAAATGCAAGTCCTTGTAAACCTGGGAAAATCAAGCATCCTTAATCATGGTAGTTATTACAACtgtacaaaatttaaattttgtctaAGACCCAAGTGTTTGCAAATACTATGTTGATGAGGGTTGTGGAAATAggtaatattttatattgcttgtaaCAGTGTTTCTGGTGCATAAATGTGACCtggaggagtattcctctctATGGGATCACTCAAATAAAAGAATGTTAACAACAACCTCAATCAGAACAGTAACATTTTAGAAATGACCAAGTTGTAAGTTGACAGCTGATTAAAAATGGTTACAGCAGCCCAGTAGAATGTTGGGACTGTAGATTTAAAAGTGAAGCAAACACGAAAGAATCTGCATGGGGAATATTGTGTGAACAGGAACATATGTGGATGTTTATAGAATTAAGTCGTTCATAGAGAGTAAGAATGTATGTGCAAAAGTTTCTCAAAGCATCCACAGAATAATCACATATGTGAAGATATAAAACATATGTTACAGATATAAAAcccttcatacacacatacacaactgtCGTGTGTAGGTGAATGCACACAGAAATCACATAGTGTAAGCATGTAAAAAATGCAGAGTGGAAGTGTCAGATTTTTTAATACATTTGACTCCTTTGTTTTGTGAAGAATCAAAATGTAATTCAGTGGACttcaaaaagaaacattatttaaatGTCTTAACGGAAAGCAGATGCCTATAATGGAAGCATCTGGGGACCAAGTCAGGAGTACTGTAAGTGAAGGCCAGGCTGGACTTCAGTGTGAGACCAAGCAGTGAATCACTGCTGCAATCACCAGGAAAAGACAGCACTTCTGACAGCTCCTGCAGGTGCAGGCATCAATTTCCTGAATAGGTCTTGGGGCTTTGGTATAGACATGTGGTACTATGAACTATAAAGTTGAATGCAGTCATGCATATGTATTTTGGACTACTCATTCTATATTTGCTCGAGCTTCCtgaagaaaagtatttaaaaattactgaaaTGATAACTGAAATCCTGGGGAAGATGCTCAGCATTTGCCTGTGGCCTTTACCTTTGCATGCACACATTTCTGCATGAGCATGAATATACAACATATGTATATAGCACAAAAAGCAATGGCCCACTCTAAGTTTGTATAGGAATTTTTGGATGATTGAATTTGATACATATTTGGGAGTCTAAATTCTTGTTAAAGATGTAGCTTGTGCTTGTTTTCCTGCATTTTGTATGTTGTCACACCACTCTCCTACATCTCTTTCCTGTATgtgatctttaatttctttcttagtttcaCTATTTTATGCATGAATAATTACACAATCCATTTGTGAAAAAGATTAAAATGCTACTATTTGCTGCAATACATCTAGACTTGGAAACcaaacttactttaaaaaaaatgacacacaaGATAGCAGGAACTGAATGATTTCACTCCTGTGGAATTTCAAAAAGCTGAGCTTATAGAAGTGAATGCTGAATAGCACTGACCAGAGATCAGGGAGCTTAAGAGAAGTTTGGTGAATAGGGAAAATAGTTAATGATCATGCAGGCAGTGGCAGAGGAGAATGAGCTCTGGTCTTTATCTCACAGAAAAGTTAACATATTTAGcagtaaaatgtttaaaataaacagaaaacaaaatttgaatgTTCTCATCACTAGTCTCAATGTCCCGAGTTGATCATTACACAATGGACAATTGTGTGAAAATATAACATTGTAATTCCTATTAGAGTATGAGAAACTATCTGGGGAGAACAAAATGCACATTTTTATAGCAGCCACAAAAGTCCATATTCACCATAAATTCACCAGTACATAGAGAAATAACACACACAAGCAGAGTaatcacacaaacacaagcaGTCACGTATTCACTTTAAGAGGTACATTTAATACACAGGTCTCATGTATGTATTCACATACTAATACACCTCACACAAACGTACACCATTCACATGTGTatttaatataaaacatataCTTAAGATCACAGAAAGTTGCATTTACAGGTTCTCACTTTGATATGTACTTAAAACTTAAGAACTAAGGTAACTGTGGAATCATTGCACTTTGTACACCcaaacatatacaaacacacagacatcttTTCAAGGAATCCCATAATGGTGTATACTCATTCACAAACACATCAGCATTTTGCACACAGAACAAGTTTTCACATATACAGAAATTCATTTACATAAATGCTCACACAAGTCATAAagcaaacatgtgcacacacaaaattataGTCACAACCCTCTAATATACACTCAAGTAAGCAGattaacaatataaaaatgaaaatacaagtatgcacaaacacacatacatttcaCAAAGAAACATACACCAAGCATACCCAAACACATACAAGCTCATGTGACTATgcacatataaaaacacaaacacgGCAGAGTAGCACTTTCACACACCTCTATGTTTCCAGCAGCCTCTAACATTTGTTCTGTGTAGAACTTGTAAAATCCTGCACCTGCATTTTCTTAAACCTTTCCTTCAGGACTGTTTTCACCTAAGTGGTTGGTTGTTTTGTCACCATCCAAATCTGCATTAAATACTTGAATATCTTTTCCTTGCTAATTTATCATTGTTCCATTCTAGGACCTCTCTCCTTTTCTGGATCTCtcgttacttttctgttgtgaacTCTTCACTCTGAAGCTTGCGT
The DNA window shown above is from Cricetulus griseus strain 17A/GY chromosome 3, alternate assembly CriGri-PICRH-1.0, whole genome shotgun sequence and carries:
- the Mkrn3 gene encoding probable E3 ubiquitin-protein ligase makorin-3 isoform X2; the protein is MEESTAPSGAAPGAEEGAVGGAGVSAPPPPELEASGASEVLISASPPEASGQAQRLVAPRPENRRSASLGPVPPAGGGARSGSDHHSGSWTKQILCRYYLHGQCKEGDHCRYSHDLSGRRRARGGQDSQPRASADRGPKMATHREPPTQEEAEAPPTASSSSLPLIGSAAERGFPEAEIDNAGIGSAGERGFSAAEIDNAGLAAAAAGGAGAEGWEGAIEFVPGQPYRGRMIPPHGPEAPLASPEVEREHMAMGMGAPLPLCRYAARGECLRGASCAYPHGEICDMCGQQALHPWDAAQQEAHRRACVEAHERDMELSFAVQRSMDKVCGICMEVVYEKADPSDRRFGILFSCNHTYCLKCIRRWRSATQFENRISKSCPQCRVSSGFVIPSEFWVEEEEEKEKLVQQYKEGMSQKACRYFAGGLGHCPFGEYCFYKHEYPEGWRDQPPRPGGGGSSNAYWHQVLEPVQLREGKVLFKSRKKELAVLRLGNQLLKKLLCLRGSFSFSDDRWLLLQFQLEEYFNLNL